A single region of the Garra rufa chromosome 6, GarRuf1.0, whole genome shotgun sequence genome encodes:
- the LOC141336864 gene encoding von Willebrand factor A domain-containing protein 7-like has translation MVSQVVVSVFLLCGTLFQSLQVAAFKPLFQGGSLTHREITQMAILRKTAEVCRDIAISQGRDFTLPINNGLTPSAVQKACSTSSASSSALSSLSFYSAITETYLSNAAVDVAFALSEAHHVDNEAFREGRDLITKGVAAVKASVQQGSYISARITLGALCHTLQDFYSHSNWVELGSTAPFSTLIKPELLLNNIADPSTPTCKSSCIGPNCADNILPEILLHKKLTSGYFSILLQDIRLATGDQAFLRLVGLSQTSVLAFVIDTTGSMSDDIEEAKRVSFSIIDSRRGTPEEPSEYILVPFNDPDFGPLTRTDNADIFKEKINSLSPFDGGDFPEMCLSGLLLALAGAPPSTDIFVFTDAAAKDSELKSTVQAMIERTKSTVTFLLTNPFSFRKRRDVLQSGSFTSRSIYESEIQLYRDLAHVSGGQTIEVTKDTLSQATAVITDASTSALVTLLQVVRSPAIAENFFFVLDPSLSNVIVYVTGDSPVFTIYSPTGEPTYLKHCLLIMRLLSSRIQKSKCKLGLYYNV, from the exons ATGGTTTCACAGGTTGTAGTGTCTGTATTTCTCCTCTGTGGGACACTGTTTCAATCTCTGCAAGTGGCAGCATTCAAACCTCTCTTTCAGGGTGGCTCCCTCACCCATCGAGAAATCACTCAGATGGCCATCCTCCGCAAGACAGCAGAAGTGTGTCGTGACATAGCCATCTCCCAAGGCCGCGACTTCACACTGCCT ATAAACAACGGATTGACTCCATCTGCTGTTCAAAAAGCCTGCTCAACATCTTCTGCTTCATCTTCTGCCCTCTCTTCCCTCAGTTTTTATTCAGCTATAACAGAAACGTATCTAAGCAATGCAGCTGTAGATGTAGCTTTCGCGCTGAGTGAGGCACATCACGTAGATAACGAGGCTTTCCGTGAGGGCCGGGATCTCATTACCAAAGGCGTGGCTGCAGTAAAGGCCAGCGTGCAGCAGGGGAGCTATATCTCTGCTCGTATCACACTGGGGGCTCTATGTCACACTTTACAG GATTTTTATAGCCACAGTAATTGGGTGGAACTGGGAAGCACTGCTCCTTTTAGCACACTGATCAAACCTGAGCTTCTTCTCAACAATATAGCAG ACCCCAGCACACCAACATGCAAAAGCAGCTGCATTGGGCCAAACTGTGCTGATAACATTCTCCCAGAAATACTGCTGCATAAGAAATTAACCTCAGGATATTTCAGTATTTTGCTGCAAGACATCCGACTGGCTACAGGCGACCAGGCTTTTCTTCG ATTGGTGGGCCTCAGTCAGACCTCAGTTCTGGCTTTTGTGATTGATACCACAGGCAGCATGTCTGATGATATTGAAGAGGCAAAGAGAGTGTCTTTCAGCATCATAGACAGCAGAAGAGGAACACCAGAAGAACCTTCAGAATACATTCTTGTCCCATTTAATGATCCAG ATTTTGGACCTCTGACAAGGACTGACAATGCAGATATTTTCAAAGAGAAAATCAATTCTCTTTCTCCATTTGATGGAGGAGACTTCCCAGAGATGTGCCTGTCAGGACTGCTG TTGGCACTAGCAGGAGCTCCTCCATCTACAGACATTTTTGTTTTCACTGATGCTGCAGCAAAGGACTCAGAATTAAAAAGCACCGTTCAGGCCATGATTGAACGCACCAAGTCAACA GTTACTTTCCTGTTGACTAACCCTTTCTCATTCCGTAAAAGAAGAGATGTCTTACAATCTGGAAGTTTTACATCAAGATCAATATATGAATCAGAAATACAATTGTACAGAGATCTGGCCCATGTTTCTGGTGGACAGACAATAGAGGTCACAAAAGATACACTTTCTCAGGCCACTGCAGTCATTACAGATGCATCTACCTCAGCCCTG GTGACGCTTCTTCAGGTGGTGAGAAGTCCAGCCATTGCGGAAAACTTTTTCTTTGTCTTAGATCCATCTCTGTCTAATGTGATTGTGTATGTTACTGGAGACTCTCCAGTTTTTACCATCTACAGCCCGACAGGTGAGCCAACATACCTCAAACATTGTTTGCTAATTATGAGGCTTTTATCTTCTCGAATACAAAAATCCAAATGCAAACTTGGATTATATTACAATGTTTAA